A genomic stretch from Oryzias latipes chromosome 24, ASM223467v1 includes:
- the chac1 gene encoding glutathione-specific gamma-glutamylcyclotransferase 1, with protein sequence MKPQDVLGKASLWIFGYGSLVWKPDFKYRKSRVGFIRGYKRRFWHGDDFHRGSQAAPGRVVTLIEDDDAVTWGVAFEVSGPQVEEALAYLNVRETVCGGYVTKMVDFFPGDEGPAPVQALVYIATSDNPLYLGPASPEDIGAQIASSSGKSGHNLEYLLRLAEFMRSSCPQVEDQHLFSVETAALTLFLACSCAVQPVH encoded by the exons ATGAAGCCGCAGGACGTGCTCGGGAAGGCCAGCCTCTGGATCTTCGGTTACGGGTCGCTGGTGTGGAAGCCTGACTTCAAATACAGGAAGAGCCGCGTGGGCTTCATCCGCGGCTACAAGAGGCGCTTCTGGCACGGAGACGACTTCCACCGGGGCAGCCAGGCGGCG CCCGGAAGAGTGGTGACGCTGATCGAAGACGACGAT gcagTCACCTGGGGCGTGGCGTTCGAGGTGTCGGGCCCGCAGGTGGAGGAGGCCCTCGCATACCTGAACGTCCGCGAGACCGTGTGCGGCGGCTACGTCACCaagatggtggattttttccccGGGGATGAAGGCCCCGCCCCCGTCCAGGCTCTGGTGTACATCGCCACCTCCGACAACCCGCTGTACCTCGGACCGGCCAGTCCGGAGGACATCGGGGCCCAGATCGCCTCCTCCAGCGGGAAGAGCGGCCACAACCTGGAGTACCTGCTGCGCCTGGCGGAGTTCATGCGGAGCAGCTGCCCGCAGGTGGAGGACCAGCACCTGTTCTCCGTGGAGACTGCGGCTCTCACCCTGTTCCTGGCCTGCTCATGCGCGGTCCAGCCTGTGCACTAG